One stretch of Balneolaceae bacterium DNA includes these proteins:
- a CDS encoding tetratricopeptide repeat protein, translated as MFKNSVSLLLIAFVIGFVAGCGGSNPLADDAQSAIEGQNYQAALESAKQAIEEYPQDPLGYYYKAVALGNLADEYPADERQSYYERMNESFEKAREVASQLENPDDVPDEMSRVDFVKNAVWRTEHNQAIAYVTEDSLMNVTENPYEMAISHLQNATTVWPDSMLSWDVMSQIYATQSNFTRAAEIQEKVINSSYWEADTTDYAQLGQYLYQANETERAIAALERGQQQFPESTQIRQVLADLYMQSGQSQQAINMVRDLVEDDPDNMQYRIALGAQIYQAALAYSDSLDANVEEIYNIEQQARTGEIPQEEANQQIAEIKEENDQLREELVTRSEQAIEQLETVTNNQPQNAQAYDYLGIIYQNWGLTVFDQRNLTEDNEEAARLDKRADELLTQAMENYEQVVQIEPDNIDAWKALYNIYINLGMDEEAQQAAEKAGLGGNGGGGN; from the coding sequence ATGTTCAAGAACAGTGTATCACTTCTACTGATCGCCTTTGTTATCGGTTTTGTGGCCGGTTGCGGCGGCTCCAACCCTCTCGCAGACGACGCGCAGTCTGCGATCGAAGGCCAAAACTACCAAGCCGCCCTGGAATCTGCGAAACAAGCGATCGAAGAATATCCCCAGGACCCACTCGGGTATTATTACAAAGCCGTGGCTCTCGGCAATCTGGCCGATGAATATCCGGCCGATGAACGTCAGAGTTACTACGAACGCATGAACGAGAGCTTTGAGAAAGCACGCGAAGTGGCTTCCCAGCTCGAAAATCCCGACGATGTACCTGACGAGATGAGTCGTGTCGATTTCGTTAAAAACGCCGTATGGCGCACCGAGCATAATCAGGCCATCGCATATGTCACCGAAGACAGCCTGATGAATGTGACCGAGAATCCCTATGAAATGGCCATTTCCCACCTGCAGAATGCCACGACGGTCTGGCCGGACAGCATGCTCTCCTGGGATGTGATGTCGCAGATTTACGCTACTCAGAGCAATTTCACACGAGCTGCGGAAATCCAGGAAAAAGTAATTAACAGTTCGTACTGGGAGGCCGACACCACCGATTATGCACAGCTTGGTCAGTACCTGTATCAGGCCAACGAGACTGAACGGGCCATCGCCGCCCTGGAAAGAGGCCAACAGCAGTTCCCCGAATCCACACAGATACGCCAGGTGCTGGCCGATCTCTATATGCAGAGCGGGCAGTCGCAGCAGGCCATCAACATGGTCCGCGACCTGGTGGAGGATGACCCTGACAACATGCAGTACCGCATAGCCCTGGGCGCACAGATCTACCAGGCCGCGCTTGCCTATAGCGACTCCCTGGACGCCAATGTCGAGGAGATCTACAACATAGAGCAACAGGCGCGCACCGGCGAGATACCCCAGGAGGAGGCCAACCAGCAGATTGCCGAAATCAAGGAGGAGAACGACCAGCTGCGTGAAGAACTGGTAACCCGCAGCGAACAGGCCATCGAGCAGCTGGAGACGGTCACCAACAACCAGCCCCAGAACGCCCAGGCCTACGACTACCTTGGCATCATCTACCAGAACTGGGGACTTACGGTCTTCGACCAGCGCAACCTGACCGAAGACAATGAGGAGGCCGCCCGGTTGGACAAGCGGGCTGATGAACTGCTTACCCAGGCCATGGAAAACTACGAACAGGTGGTGCAGATCGAGCCCGACAATATCGATGCCTGGAAAGCCCTCTACAACATCTATATCAACCTGGGTATGGACGAGGAAGCCCAGCAGGCCGCCGAAAAGGCCGGACTGGGCGGTAACGGCGGAGGCGGAAACTAA
- a CDS encoding alpha/beta fold hydrolase, with product MFSNTRFPVHEDDGYTYLDLFPSDGEPRQTLLFLHGMFGGLSNFDALAAHMRESDCRIVVPRIPLYSRSRADLTIPQLAGWVLGFMDHLSLTAPMVLGNSMGGHIALELARRCPGRAEALVLTGSSGLMEEEFGTTFPKRSNREYIRRQASLTFYEDLVDERMIDEIQEVVLDARKMVRLLSLARETRNYHMEKMLPDIPHRTLLVWGRQDRITPPEVGESFARLMPAAELRWINRCGHAPMMERPAEFARHLEDFLIQTVQTESTHEEDYSHI from the coding sequence ATGTTCAGCAACACCCGCTTTCCCGTCCATGAGGACGACGGTTACACCTACCTGGATTTATTCCCCTCCGACGGGGAGCCCAGGCAGACTCTGCTGTTCCTCCACGGCATGTTCGGGGGACTCAGTAACTTTGACGCCCTGGCGGCCCATATGAGGGAATCGGACTGCCGCATCGTGGTGCCCCGCATTCCCCTTTACAGTCGCTCGCGCGCCGACCTGACCATTCCACAGCTGGCCGGCTGGGTGCTGGGATTCATGGACCACCTATCGCTGACAGCGCCCATGGTGCTGGGCAACTCTATGGGAGGCCACATCGCCCTGGAGCTGGCGCGCCGCTGCCCCGGCCGCGCGGAAGCCTTGGTGCTGACCGGCAGTTCCGGTCTGATGGAGGAGGAGTTCGGCACCACTTTTCCCAAGCGCAGTAACCGCGAATACATTCGGCGGCAGGCCTCCCTCACCTTTTACGAAGACCTGGTTGACGAGCGCATGATTGACGAAATCCAGGAAGTGGTGCTCGATGCCCGCAAGATGGTGCGCCTGCTTTCGCTGGCGCGGGAGACCCGCAACTACCATATGGAGAAGATGCTGCCCGACATTCCACACCGTACCCTGCTGGTCTGGGGGAGGCAGGACCGTATCACACCCCCCGAGGTGGGGGAGAGCTTCGCGCGTCTGATGCCTGCAGCCGAACTCCGCTGGATCAACCGCTGCGGGCACGCACCCATGATGGAGCGACCCGCAGAGTTCGCCCGTCACCTGGAAGACTTTCTAATCCAAACCGTACAAACCGAATCCACCCATGAAGAAGATTATTCACACATCTGA
- a CDS encoding RidA family protein: MKKIIHTSEAPQAIGPYSQAVAYDGILYCSGQIGLVPGTGEFAGEDVESQARQVMKNLKAVLEEAGSGFDQVIKCSIFLADMDDFATVNEIYGGYFGENPPARETVAVKTLPKNCRVEIGCIAHL; encoded by the coding sequence ATGAAGAAGATTATTCACACATCTGAGGCACCGCAGGCTATTGGACCCTACAGCCAGGCGGTGGCGTATGACGGCATCCTTTATTGCTCCGGACAGATCGGCCTGGTGCCCGGCACCGGCGAGTTCGCCGGCGAAGACGTGGAAAGCCAGGCGCGGCAGGTCATGAAGAACCTGAAGGCCGTGCTGGAGGAGGCCGGTTCCGGTTTCGACCAGGTGATCAAGTGCAGTATCTTTCTGGCCGACATGGACGATTTTGCGACGGTCAACGAGATTTACGGCGGCTATTTCGGCGAGAATCCCCCCGCCCGCGAGACGGTGGCCGTGAAGACCCTCCCCAAAAACTGCCGGGTGGAAATCGGCTGCATCGCACATCTCTGA
- a CDS encoding M23 family metallopeptidase produces the protein MSRHRPYRFTRLPGRTSRSFRFLARVIPGTVLAFCLLLPAQFLLPAGEARAQDVIASGGERADSVAASAAGHEPAHATTESDSLAPSWLRAEYLWPTEASRKLSSTFGETRSAHFHAALDIKTWGQRGFEVYATRSGTLHRIAIGPRGYGKVVYLRHDDGSLSLYAHLMAFAEPIQRLADSLRIADDYAFELDRTLDSLQIRIEQGETVGLSGASGIGPPHLHFELRTPSDRPFNPLLTNLRVEDTIAPAFSGLAVEPLTMASTVEGAHRTVTRRAWRDSGTFRMGTVRASGEIGLAVDVYDQSNDVYNAYAVHQLRMWVDGELRFHAKVDSFAYDQTGQMFIDRVYPLLQSTGRGYQRLWIADGNTLPFYTSRGSAGGRLRLEPGRHEVRIEAEDFYGNRSTAQLSLDIVEEIGIAEAEGASAAKADPAAWRWEADWVAIPREEWRGLTVGLASPGTLPSGTGEVLLDLRGSGASVYMREHMEEGWTLRRVVPSRPALLSAGHPPLRTARWQVETLSPGIDARTAERMGPGETGSRGDMQSVAQSEVRNREQRQIFARFPAGAFHDTLSAGLYLRAGSSEGDTLRLDVLPAGMPVNGSYTLHLPASRVPGDRYALYRLEEGRDRLDYLPGEMQKGYLVSEAEQTGTFLLLEDRTEPRLHSPHLARRPDGQWIVTVQAEDSLSGIDHRRTVMEVNGVRGIAEYEPEDDRLVYYLPRFTPSAEMTVRVEAWDRVGNSATQTFRLGGEAR, from the coding sequence GCTGCAGGACATGAACCCGCCCATGCCACGACCGAGAGCGACTCCCTCGCCCCTTCCTGGCTGCGGGCGGAGTACCTCTGGCCCACCGAGGCCAGCCGCAAGCTGAGCTCCACCTTTGGTGAGACCCGCTCCGCCCACTTTCACGCGGCGCTGGACATCAAGACCTGGGGGCAGCGCGGCTTCGAAGTCTACGCCACCCGGTCGGGCACCCTCCACCGCATCGCCATCGGTCCCAGGGGATACGGCAAGGTGGTCTACCTGCGTCACGACGACGGCTCCCTCTCCCTCTACGCCCACCTGATGGCCTTTGCCGAACCCATCCAGCGGCTGGCCGACTCGCTGCGCATCGCCGACGACTACGCCTTTGAACTGGATCGCACCCTCGACTCCCTGCAGATCCGCATCGAGCAGGGAGAGACAGTTGGACTCAGCGGCGCATCGGGCATCGGTCCTCCCCACCTGCACTTCGAGCTGCGCACTCCCTCCGATCGCCCCTTCAACCCGCTGCTGACCAACCTCCGTGTGGAGGATACCATCGCGCCCGCCTTTTCGGGACTTGCGGTGGAGCCGCTCACCATGGCCTCCACCGTGGAGGGCGCGCACCGCACCGTCACCCGGCGCGCCTGGCGGGACAGCGGGACCTTCCGCATGGGCACGGTGCGGGCCTCCGGGGAAATCGGCCTGGCGGTGGACGTCTACGACCAATCCAACGACGTCTACAACGCCTACGCCGTGCACCAGCTGCGCATGTGGGTGGACGGGGAACTGCGTTTTCATGCGAAAGTGGACAGTTTCGCCTACGACCAGACCGGACAGATGTTCATCGACCGGGTCTATCCCCTGCTGCAGTCCACCGGCCGGGGCTATCAGCGCCTCTGGATCGCCGACGGCAACACCCTCCCCTTTTATACCAGCCGGGGATCGGCCGGGGGACGCCTCCGCCTGGAGCCCGGGCGCCACGAGGTACGCATCGAGGCGGAGGACTTCTATGGGAATCGCAGCACGGCACAGCTGAGCCTGGACATAGTGGAGGAGATCGGGATTGCGGAGGCAGAGGGGGCCAGTGCGGCCAAAGCCGATCCGGCGGCGTGGCGCTGGGAGGCCGACTGGGTGGCCATTCCCCGGGAGGAGTGGAGGGGGCTGACCGTGGGCCTGGCCTCGCCGGGCACTCTGCCTTCCGGCACGGGCGAGGTGCTGCTGGACCTTCGCGGCAGTGGTGCGTCCGTCTATATGAGGGAACATATGGAGGAGGGATGGACGCTCCGGCGGGTGGTACCCTCCCGGCCGGCCCTGCTGAGCGCAGGCCACCCTCCCCTGCGCACGGCGCGCTGGCAGGTGGAGACCCTCTCCCCGGGCATCGACGCCCGAACGGCGGAGAGGATGGGTCCAGGCGAGACCGGAAGCCGCGGCGATATGCAGTCCGTAGCGCAGTCTGAAGTGCGCAACAGGGAGCAACGACAGATCTTTGCGCGCTTTCCCGCCGGCGCCTTCCACGATACCCTCTCGGCCGGGCTTTACCTGCGCGCTGGATCCAGCGAGGGCGACACCCTGCGCCTGGACGTGCTGCCGGCGGGCATGCCCGTGAACGGGAGCTACACCCTGCATTTGCCGGCCTCGCGCGTTCCGGGCGACCGTTACGCGCTCTACCGTCTTGAAGAGGGGCGCGACCGCCTGGACTACCTGCCGGGAGAGATGCAGAAGGGCTACCTGGTTTCGGAGGCGGAGCAGACGGGCACCTTTCTGCTGCTGGAGGACCGCACCGAACCCCGTCTCCATTCGCCGCACCTGGCGCGCAGACCGGACGGGCAGTGGATCGTTACCGTACAGGCGGAGGACTCCCTTTCAGGCATCGACCACCGCCGCACCGTCATGGAGGTCAACGGGGTGCGCGGTATCGCCGAATATGAGCCCGAAGACGACCGGCTGGTCTACTACCTGCCCCGCTTCACGCCCTCCGCCGAGATGACCGTCCGCGTAGAGGCGTGGGACCGTGTGGGCAACAGCGCCACACAGACGTTTCGCCTTGGCGGTGAGGCGCGCTAA